In Saccharomycodes ludwigii strain NBRC 1722 chromosome III, whole genome shotgun sequence, one DNA window encodes the following:
- the PMT1 gene encoding dolichyl-phosphate-mannose-protein mannosyltransferase PMT1 (similar to Saccharomyces cerevisiae YDL095W | PMT1 | Protein O-MannosylTransferase), which produces MSKNRTSKENNISSAKENKDNVYTLTYDPVVDFDFKKGPERPFIVTAPPKKISALRTPNSLVEWFGIALLMGITLFVRLYNLSYPDSVVFDEVHFGKFASKYIRGSFFFDVHPPLAKLLFAGVGSLAGFRGDFDFENIGDFFPSTTPYVAMRFFAGICGSLTVLFMYLTLRCSGVKPWISFLASFCFILENAFVTISRYILLDSPMVCFIAAAAYAYKRFELYNETSFKAIKSLICCGIALGLSLSSKWVGLFTISWVGVLCALKLWFMLGDLNRPVCATIKSAGLLASLLLGIPLVIYLFSFYIHFQTLIYDSEASSFFSSAFRSTLINNQIPKNILADVGVGSTITIRHVNTMGGYLHSHDIPYESGSEQQQITLYPHLDMNNDWLVELYDEPNVVPTSFQNITDGTKIKLKHVSTQHRLHSHDHKPPVSENADWQKEVSCYGFEGFAGDGNDDFIVEIDKDASVPGPAQERVRAIQTKFRLRHAMTGCLLFSHDVKLPKVGQQEVTCATQGLPSLTLWYVENNENPLLPADAERVSYPTPSFLEKTIESHKKMWSINNGLTESHVYESQPFSWPFLTRGISYWSKDHRQVYLLGNAVMWYLTTATVAIFAVILFTELIRYQLGYGLPTNKEVINFHIQSFHYLLGWTLHYVPFFLMGRQLFLHHYLPSYYFGIMAFAHLLNLLVTYLPNKHQAYRFVGNAVVVCFTSAVVYFFIKHQALGYGTPDTQSSCSANQWFKGWDYACDNYLANLTDYDNLELSKPTGTLVNSVSPTDNLVNGNIIVETTTVKENDEPIDLDSVLGDNNPKKFIDQAGNEIDPKVAIEMLKKQEGSIVKVEKQKNVAQ; this is translated from the coding sequence ATGTCTAAAAACAGGACTTCAAAGGagaataatatttcttcagcaaaggaaaataaagacaATGTATATACCTTAACCTATGATCCAGTTGtagattttgattttaaaaagggCCCAGAAAGACCCTTTATTGTAACCGCTCCtcccaaaaaaatatctgcATTACGTACTCCAAACAGCCTTGTCGAGTGGTTTGGAATCGCTTTGTTGATGGGTATAACTTTATTTGTCAGATTATATAATTTGAGCTATCCGGATTCTGTTGTTTTCGACGAAGTCCATTTTGGTAAATTTGCATCTAAATATATTAGGGGatcctttttctttgatgTTCATCCACCTTTGGCTAAATTATTGTTTGCTGGTGTTGGCAGTTTAGCTGGTTTCCGCGGTGActttgattttgaaaatattgggGATTTCTTCCCAAGTACCACTCCTTATGTTGCAATGAGGTTTTTTGCAGGTATTTGTGGATCCTTGACTGTTTTGTTCATGTATTTGACTTTACGTTGTTCTGGTGTTAAACCTTGGATATCATTTTTGGCttccttttgttttattttggaaaatgcCTTTGTTACCATTTCTcgttatattttattggatTCTCCAATGGTTTGTTTCattgctgctgctgcttaTGCTTACAAAAGATTTGAGTTATATAATGAAACCTCATTTAAGGCCATCAAAAGTTTAATTTGCTGTGGTATTGCATTAGGCTTATCTTTATCTTCTAAATGGGTCGGATTATTTACTATTTCATGGGTTGGTGTCTTATGTGCCTTGAAATTATGGTTTATGCTTGGCGATTTAAACAGGCCAGTTTGCGCAACCATAAAATCTGCAGGTTTGTTAGCCTCCCTATTACTGGGCATTCCATTGgttatctatttattttcgtTTTATATTCACTTCCAGACACTGATATATGATTCTGAAGCATCCagctttttttcttcagcCTTTAGATCAACCTTGATAAACAATCAAATCCcaaaaaacattttggCTGATGTTGGTGTGGGTTCTACCATAACTATCCGCCATGTCAATACCATGGGCGGTTATTTACATTCTCATGACATTCCTTATGAAAGTGGTTCTgagcaacaacaaataacaTTGTACCCACACTTAGACATGAATAATGATTGGTTGGTCGAATTATATGATGAACCTAATGTAGTACCAACTTCTTTTCAAAACATCACTGACGGAACAAAGATTAAGTTGAAGCATGTTAGCACTCAACATAGATTACATTCTCACGACCATAAGCCACCTGTTTCCGAAAATGCTGATTGGCAAAAAGAAGTTTCTTGTTATGGTTTTGAAGGCTTTGCCGGTGATGGAaatgatgattttattgttgaaaTCGATAAAGATGCCTCTGTTCCAGGCCCTGCACAAGAACGCGTTAGAGCTATTCAAACTAAATTCAGACTAAGACATGCTATGACTGGTTGTCTATTGTTTTCACATGATGTGAAATTACCAAAAGTTGGTCAACAAGAAGTTACTTGTGCCACCCAGGGATTACCATCTTTAACTCTATGGTatgttgaaaataatgaaaatccATTGTTGCCAGCTGATGCTGAAAGAGTTTCTTACCCAACCCCAagttttttggaaaaaactATTGAGTCTCATAAAAAGATGTGGtctattaataatggttTGACAGAGTCCCATGTTTATGAATCCCAACCATTCTCATGGCCATTTTTAACTCGTGGCATTAGCTATTGGTCCAAAGACCATAGACAAGTTTATTTACTAGGTAATGCCGTTATGTGGTATCTAACTACAGCCACTGTTGCCATTTTTGCTGTAATTTTGTTCACCGAATTGATCAGATATCAATTGGGATATGGTTTGCCAACTAATAAGGAAGTTATTAATTTCCATATTCAGTCTTTCCACTACTTATTGGGTTGGACTTTACATTATGTTCCATTTTTCTTGATGGGTCGtcaattatttttgcaTCATTACTTGCCCTCTTATTATTTCGGTATTATGGCTTTTGCTCACTTGCTAAATTTGTTAGTAACATATTTGCCAAACAAACACCAAGCTTACAGATTTGTTGGCAATGCGGTTGTCGTTTGTTTCACCAGCGCAGTTgtatacttttttattaaacacCAAGCCTTGGGATATGGTACTCCAGATACTCAAAGTTCGTGCTCTGCCAATCAATGGTTTAAAGGATGGGATTATGCATGCGATAATTATTTAGCTAACTTGACTGATTATGATAACTTGGAATTGAGTAAACCAACTGGCACTTTAGTCAATAGTGTTTCACCAACTGATAATCTAGTTAATGGCAATATCATTGTGGAGACCACTACtgttaaagaaaatgacGAGCCAATCGATTTAGATTCTGTACTAGGTGATAacaatccaaaaaaatttattgatcAAGCCGGCAATGAAATAGATCCTAAAGTTGCTATTGAAATGTTGAAGAAACAAGAAGGCTCCATTGTAAAAGTtgaaaagcaaaaaaatgtaGCCCAATAA
- a CDS encoding uncharacterized protein (similar to Saccharomyces cerevisiae YMR155W | putative protein of unknown function) — protein sequence MVSPNKQQLIACFIGSNLVSLGAGTPYLYSFYAPQLLSRCHIPISQSSTLSFAMTLGSSAMGFLVGLVIDKVGPQLSCFLGTLSTFVAYYILYYCYKNALSQLYLISFALVLVGYGSVCGFYAAVKCCATNFPKHRGTAAAMPVALYALAGMLYSSFCKWYFDGNILNVFQFLMLGCSLMIFVGCFTLKIYENEKLAPTNTIQCQENRSNDGGARALSGNQGKNRSSVYEALVQQPASSANILSSSSSTTSKSTEPILIKSDRSESAIWSKELVGSLAFWGWGKVRDSPLSTPRSSFSFDPQQPTALLPSVEHNTFNVAGSANSGSIHIGGQEGNSLLEVQQQQTELNGNANHISVVTSPKTIQEVHDHSSTRDLPLFQILKSSKFICYYIILATLHGIGQMYIYSVGFIVATQLASHPDYNLNQESIQSLQVSIIALSSFLGRLCAGPLSDMLVKKFRAQRKWCIFLACMLTAWTSIYITHDNSMVHVDVGGSGMGTPEFVSRVSISSVLFGLAFGFTFGTYPATFADAFGTKGFSTIWGLATTGGLFTVKIFSSLFANDLDYNARLGANPDPGNGATNDVCRIGGGCYAHTFRITCIASFSAGLLTLIMIWTKFRIRLAKLRRFRERHSSV from the coding sequence ATGGTATCAccaaataaacaacaatTAATTGCATGCTTTATTGGTTCCAATTTAGTAAGTTTGGGTGCAGGTACACCATATTTATATTCCTTTTATGCTCCacaattattatcaagATGTCATATTCCGATTAGTCAATCATCAACATTATCATTTGCAATGACTCTAGGATCATCTGCCATGGGATTTCTAGTGGGCCTTGTCATTGATAAAGTCGGTCCACAATTATCCTGCTTCTTGGGCACGCTTTCTACATTTGTAGCTTATTATATCCTGTATTACTGCTATAAAAACGCATTGTCCCAATTATATTTGATATCTTTTGCCTTAGTATTGGTAGGTTATGGTTCTGTATGTGGCTTTTATGCCGCTGTTAAATGCTGTGCAACTAATTTTCCTAAACATAGAGGTACTGCTGCTGCCATGCCCGTAGCTTTATATGCATTAGCCGGTATGCTTTATTCTAGTTTTTGTAAATGGTATTTCGATgggaatattttaaatgtttttcaatttttaatgcTTGGTTGTTCACTTATGATATTTGTGGGTTGTTTCACTTTGAAAATATAcgaaaatgaaaaacttGCCCCCACAAATACAATACAGTGTCAAGAAAATCGTAGCAACGATGGCGGTGCAAGAGCCCTTTCCGGAAATCAGGGCAAAAATAGATCATCAGTTTACGAAGCATTGGTTCAACAGCCTGCTTCAAGtgcaaatattttatcatcCTCATCTAGCACAACATCCAAATCGACTGAAcctattttaattaaatctgATAGATCCGAATCAGCTATTTGGTCCAAAGAATTGGTTGGTTCTTTGGCTTTTTGGGGCTGGGGTAAAGTGAGGGACTCACCATTGTCTACCCCAAGAAgctcattttcttttgatcCTCAGCAACCTACAGCTTTGCTTCCTTCCGTTGAACATAATACATTCAATGTCGCTGGCAGTGCTAATAGTGGTTCTATTCACATAGGAGGACAAGAAGGGAATTCATTGTTAGAGgtacaacagcaacagacAGAGCTCAATGGAAATGCTAACCATATATCCGTGGTAACTTCTCCAAAAACTATACAAGAAGTTCATGATCATTCTTCAACCAGAGATTTACCTCTGTTCCAGATTCTAAAAAGCTCAAAATTCATATGTTACTATATTATATTAGCAACATTGCATGGTATTGGacaaatgtatatatattcggTTGGTTTCATTGTTGCTACGCAACTAGCGTCGCATCCGGACTATAACTTAAATCAAGAATCAATCCAGTCATTACAAGTTTCCATTATTGCGCTTAGCTCATTTTTAGGAAGATTATGTGCTGGTCCCTTATCCGACATGTTGgtgaaaaaatttagagCCCAGCGTAAGTGGTGTATTTTCTTGGCCTGTATGTTGACTGCATGGACAAGTATTTATATAACTCATGACAATTCGATGGTTCATGTTGATGTCGGTGGTAGTGGTATGGGAACTCCCGAATTTGTGTCCAGAGTATCTATCTCCAGTGTTTTGTTTGGTCTGGCATTTGGTTTTACCTTTGGGACTTATCCTGCAACCTTTGCTGATGCGTTTGGTACAAAGGGATTTTCCACTATTTGGGGTTTGGCTACTACTGGAGGTTTGTTTACTgtgaaaatatttagtTCTCTTTTTGCAAATGATTTAGACTATAACGCTAGATTGGGCGCAAATCCAGATCCAGGAAATGGTGCTACAAATGACGTTTGTAGGATTGGAGGAGGATGTTATGCTCACACTTTTAGAATCACATGTATTGCTTCTTTTTCGGCTGGTTTATTAACTTTGATTATGATATGGACAAAATTCAGAATCAGATTAGCTAAACTGAGAAGGTTTAGGGAACGTCACAGTTCTGTATAG
- the AIM36 gene encoding Aim36p (similar to Saccharomyces cerevisiae YMR157C | AIM36 | Altered Inheritance rate of Mitochondria), which yields MLRSHSIIYRSNNILRSFVPKLCKANFSSISRFNKPHSQNVKKPKYKDNIDAPGFKKIFLIALIGTAIFVKAVDSIEKHKPKNNFTEDEYKHVINGLKRQHQLFEGIPISPIYFVPFAENMIPKNVPNSQKDNTIAVIDPKDVVEFYRTNTASKYEAFLNQIYAANSNDPGNLAQTLPQGMLCMLIGKYMKHFYNEKLSNKKKIYILAFPKSVKDSIKFENEVANVTGVLADSSSINEDVIQYYETVNKVTKV from the coding sequence ATGCTTAGATCACATTCTATCATATATCGTAGTAATAACATATTGCGTTCATTTGTACCAAAATTGTGCAAAGCAAACTTTTCCTCCATTTCTAGATTCAACAAGCCACACTCacaaaatgttaaaaaaccAAAGTATAAGGATAATATAGATGCACCTGGTttcaagaaaatttttttgattgcCTTAATAGGTACAGCTATTTTTGTCAAAGCAGTTGACTCCattgaaaaacataaacctaaaaataatttcacCGAAGATGAATATAAGCACGTAATAAATGGTTTGAAACGCCAACACCAACTTTTCGAAGGTATTCCAATTTCtccaatatattttgttccATTTGCTGAAAATATGATACCAAAAAACGTTCCAAATTCACAAAAAGACAATACAATTGCTGTTATTGATCCAAAAGACGTTGTAGAATTTTACAGAACCAATACCGCAAGTAAATACGAGgcatttttaaatcaaatttaCGCTGCTAACAGTAATGATCCAGGCAACTTGGCACAAACTTTACCACAAGGTATGTTATGCATGTTGATAGGCAAATATatgaaacatttttataatgaaaaattatccaataagaaaaagatttatatACTGGCATTTCCTAAGTCAGTCAAAGATAgtattaaatttgaaaatgaagtTGCTAACGTCACAGGTGTTTTAGCTGACTCTTCCTCCATTAACGAAGATGTTATTCAATATTATGAAACGGTTAATAAAGTCACAAAAGTTTAA
- the SNU23 gene encoding U4/U6-U5 snRNP complex subunit SNU23 (similar to Saccharomyces cerevisiae YDL098C | SNU23 | Small NUclear ribonucleoprotein associated): protein MSSSNFGRRTWDRDQYLENRDKAGEEAQKISQEQLEQLKLKYTGNNDKLLNSQLHDINKRQFTGTSSAYQKQRKKIGFHCELCNLTFKDTVLFANHLNDMGHNIKYKKLFGEDLVQDKRNNDDIPIREFEQLLQKLKQQYDNNKREIMAKKTDKDGGKNYQINKNGNKVKKIMGFDKFR from the coding sequence ATGAGCTCCTCAAATTTTGGAAGAAGAACCTGGGATAGAGATCaatatttagaaaatagAGATAAAGCAGGGGAAGAGGCTCAAAAAATTTCACAAGAACAATTAGAACAATTGAAGTTAAAATATACCGGTAATAATGATAAGCTTTTAAATTCCCAATTGCAtgatataaacaaaagacAATTCACTGGAACGTCATCAGCAtatcaaaaacaaagaaaaaaaattggatttCATTGTGAGCTTTGTAATTTAACGTTTAAAGATACTGTATTATTTGCAAACCACTTAAATGATATGGGTCATAACATaaagtataaaaaattatttgggGAGGATTTGGTTCAAgacaaaagaaataatgatgatataCCTATAAGGGAATTTGAACAgcttttacaaaaattgaaacagcaatatgataataataagaggGAGATTATGGCCAAAAAGACAGACAAAGATGGGGggaaaaattatcaaattaATAAGAATGGAaacaaagttaaaaaaattatgggctttgataaatttagataa
- the RPN6 gene encoding proteasome regulatory particle lid subunit RPN6 (similar to Saccharomyces cerevisiae YDL097C | RPN6 | Regulatory Particle Non-ATPase) has protein sequence MSTLEQATKFKQAKDYQNAEKLFIEIFEKNEQQLKQNDYKLFNRSKILQEQEQCILELGELYAETKQNNKLSNLIKNGRIFMMAYAKSKISKVLKSLIEYYDKIPDSIDDQISICKDCIEFAVQEKRVFLKHTLSIRLATLYYNKQQFKHSLELINGLLSEFKKLDDKSSLVDVHLLESKVYHKLRNMPKAKAALTSARTAANSIYCPSLTIAELDLISGILHCEDKDYKTAFSYFYEAFDTFHESKTSYQKSCQVLKYMLLCKIMLNLLDDINSILDAKYTKDTYQSRDIDAMKAVAEAYSNRSLLDFNKAMKMYEPVLKSDPLIRSHLNALYDALLESNLCKIIEPFDCVEIFHISNLIGLDIVQVEGKLSQMILDKVFYGVLDQGNGCLHIYQTPQLDATYDSSLELIGNLNRALDQLFDKASLLN, from the coding sequence atgagCACTTTAGAACAAGCCACTAAATTTAAACAAGCCAAAGATTATCAAAATGCTGAAAAACTGtttattgaaatatttgaaaaaaatgaacagCAATTGAAACAAAATGATTACAAATTGTTTAACAGATCTAAAATTCTACAAGAACAAGAGCAATGTATCTTAGAATTAGGTGAATTATATGCCGAAACTaagcaaaataataaattaagcAATTTGATTAAGAATGGGAGAATATTTATGATGGCTTATGCAAAAAGTAAGATTtcaaaagttttgaaaTCGTTAATTGAGTACTACGATAAAATTCCAGATTCTATTGATGACCAAATTAGCATCTGTAAAGATTGCATTGAATTTGCTGttcaagaaaaaagagtaTTTTTAAAGCATACTTTGTCAATTAGATTAGCTACATTGTATTACAACAAACAGCAGTTCAAACACTCTTTGGAATTGATTAATGGGTTATTGAGTGAATTCAAGAAATTGGATGATAAATCATCTCTAGTTGATGTTCATTTATTAGAAAGTAAAGTATATCACAAATTGAGGAATATGCCAAAAGCTAAAGCTGCTCTTACAAGTGCTAGAACGGCAGCCAATTCTATTTATTGCCCTTCTTTAACTATTGCCGAATTGGATTTAATAAGCGGTATTTTACATTGTGAAGATAAAGATTACAAAACTGcgttttcttatttttatgaagCGTTTGATACTTTCCATGAATCCAAGACGTCTTACCAAAAAAGCTGtcaagttttaaaatatatgcTACTTTGTAAAATCATGTTGAATTTATTGGATGATATTAATTCTATTTTGGACGCCAAATATACCAAGGATACATATCAATCTCGAGACATTGACGCAATGAAAGCTGTGGCAGAGGCATATTCTAACAGGTCTTTGTTGgattttaataaagctATGAAAATGTACGAACCAGTCTTAAAAAGTGATCCGTTGATTAGATCACATTTGAACGCATTATACGATGCATTATTGGAATCAAACTTGTGTAAGATTATTGAGCCATTTGATTGTGTGGAAATATTTCATATTTCTAATTTAATTGGTTTAGATATCGTGCAAGTTGAAGGTAAACTATCTCAAATGATTTTggataaagttttttatGGTGTTTTGGATCAAGGTAATGGTTGTTTACACATATATCAAACTCCTCAGTTAGATGCTACTTATGATTCATCTTTAGAATTAATTGGTAATTTAAATAGGGCCCTTGATCAATTATTTGATAAGGCCAGTTTATTGAATTAA
- the SRP14 gene encoding RNA-binding signal recognition particle subunit SRP14 (similar to Saccharomyces cerevisiae YDL092W | SRP14 | Signal Recognition Particle): MSEHLNIDEFLSEVSKLFKTANTLKRNVRLTMKRLVVKDEVTKPLEFDSTRNSKYDVSKMSNTIKTVKSGTVSKSTYKILIRATMGAGKTSDSYGDNKKIKVSTIVDPNDLDLFWRRYSSCIKSGMVGLSKRKKKKSKSHKNEKTTNKKTKIAKKN; the protein is encoded by the coding sequence ATGTCCGaacatttaaatattgatgAATTTTTATCTGAAGTATctaaattattcaaaaccGCAAACACCCTAAAGAGAAATGTTCGTTTGACAATGAAAAGATTGGTTGTTAAAGATGAGGTTACTAAGCCTTTGGAGTTTGATTCAACAAGAAACTCTAAATACGATGTATCTAAAATGTCTAATACAATTAAAACCGTTAAAAGTGGTACAGTCAGTAAGTCaacatataaaattttaataagaGCCACTATGGGTGCAGGTAAGACGAGTGATAGTTATggagataataaaaagattaaagTCTCTACAATTGTAGATCCCAATGATCTAGACTTATTTTGGCGAAGGTACTCCTCATGTATTAAATCTGGAATGGTTGGGTTAagcaaaagaaagaagaaaaagagtaAGAGtcataaaaatgaaaaaactACCAATAAAAAGACTAAAATAGctaaaaagaattaa
- the TPP1 gene encoding polynucleotide 3'-phosphatase (similar to Saccharomyces cerevisiae YMR156C | TPP1 | Three Prime Phosphatase) — translation MIENYALHNNMSMIKNCKTTKRIIDNHHILIISPYLIKFIPTISEEKPKIATSAKIKYYGFDLDSTLIQPKSKSRFGRHPTDWEFLKRDFAITNDTISEAEKYKISAKKITTLDKLLELNKVNDGNIAIVIFSNQGGVVAEPQNSKSCINLINKLTNVLKVINDADANLVSKIWIYCAPKMPASFKNKKNIGNGNCDSGNKILKKSNVNSKNNNQKDSATELFFASMRKPNIGMFESFCNDVLAREKDLNKSEMSLEYYCGDAAGRDCDFSDSDKKFSESLNVKFILPEEFLK, via the coding sequence ATGATAGAAAATTACGCATtacataataatatgtCAATGATCAAAAATTGCAAAACAACTAAAAGGATCATTGATAATCATCATATTTTAATCATTTCACCTTACTTAATTAAATTCATTCCTACAATTTCCGAAGAAAAACCCAAAATAGCAACATCcgcaaaaataaaatattatggGTTTGATTTAGATTCAACATTAATTCAACCCAAGTCCAAATCCAGATTTGGTCGACATCCCACGGACTgggaatttttaaaaagagaCTTTGCCATTACAAATGATACTATTTCTGAGgctgaaaaatataaaatatcgGCCAAGAAAATAACAACTTTGGATAAATTACTGGAACTTAATAAAGTTAATGATGGAAACATTGCgattgtaattttttcaaaccaGGGCGGTGTAGTCGCAGAACCACAGAACTCTAAAAGTTGcattaatttaataaataaattaaccAATGTATTAAAAGTTATAAATGATGCAGATGCCAATTTGGTCAGTAAAATTTGGATATATTGTGCACCAAAAATGCCCGCAtcctttaaaaacaaaaaaaatattggaaatGGTAATTGTGACTCTGGGAAcaaaatactaaaaaaaagcaacgtcaatagcaaaaataataaccaaAAAGACTCAGCTACTGAATTATTCTTTGCTTCAATGAGGAAGCCCAACATTGGTATGTTTGAGTCATTTTGTAACGATGTCCTAGCAAGAGAAAAAGATCTGAACAAATCTGAAATGTCTTTAGAATATTATTGTGGTGATGCTGCTGGGAGAGATTGTGATTTTTCAGATTCAGACAAGAAATTTTCAGAATCTTTAAatgttaaatttattttaccagaggaatttttaaaataa
- the RAM1 gene encoding protein farnesyltransferase (similar to Saccharomyces cerevisiae YDL090C | RAM1 | RAS protein and A-factor Maturation) has translation MLSYNDQDNDKRTRKRFKYINTVILGRKRDPIIQITTSEPEVINMCKELQTETTIARNKVLDKIYECYNNSNGTSKKYNKEEIELDPSYHLPYLELFLDNDFPPHMVALDAAHPWLVYWICNAYRILSESPLPPAINLKIKNKFFPPLLTTLKKAGPFGGGVNQIPHVVANYASILSLGLTDSPEIWSLIDRKAIYEWFLKLKLPNGSISTSESTGEHDVRSIYCCLSVASLLNILTMELVEGMLDFLINCQTFEGGFGGSPGEEAHGGTTFCALASLVILIPFLYPNKVLDDFIDVDNLLRWLSARQPNEEIGLNGRSNKLVDGCYSFWVGGSAAILESLGYPFVIDKSALREYILRCCQSTETRGFRDKPGKRPDFYHTNYVLLGLCCCDSVFYTKDSNPLNFVSRIKPGNKDRGVAAINPVYALTCETTRNMYEFFKNFSN, from the coding sequence ATGCTTAGTTATAATGATCAAGATAACGATAAGCGCACTCGAAAAAGATTCAAATATATCAACACTGTTATATTAGGACGTAAAAGAGACCCGATTATTCAAATAACAACATCAGAACCGGAAGTAATAAACATGTGCAAGGAACTGCAAACTGAAACAACAATCGCCAGAAACAAAGTCTTGGACAAAATTTATGAATGttataataacagtaatgGTACCAGCAAGAAATACAACAAGGAGGAGATTGAACTAGACCCTTCATATCATTTACCATATTTGGAATTATTCCTAGATAATGATTTTCCACCTCATATGGTAGCATTAGACGCTGCACATCCATGGCTAGTTTATTGGATATGTAATGCATATAGAATATTAAGTGAGTCACCATTGCCCCCCGCgatcaatttaaaaataaaaaataagttcTTTCCACCATTGTTAACAACGCTTAAGAAAGCAGGCCCTTTTGGAGGTGGCGTAAACCAAATACCTCACGTGGTGGCTAACTATGCTTCCATCTTGTCGTTAGGTCTAACGGATTCCCCTGAAATCTGGTCTTTGATAGATAGAAAAGCAATTTACGAGtggtttttaaaattaaagttaCCTAATGGCTCGATATCCACCTCAGAATCTACTGGTGAGCATGATGTAAGATcaatttattgttgtttatcTGTGGCGAGCTTATTAAACATTTTGACGATGGAGTTGGTTGAAGGTATGttagattttttaataaattgtcAAACTTTTGAAGGTGGGTTTGGTGGTTCTCCCGGTGAGGAAGCTCATGGTGGCACAACTTTTTGTGCATTGGCTAGTCTAGTTATACTGATACCATTTTTGTATCCAAATAAAGTATTGGATGATTTTATTGATGTAGATAATTTATTACGATGGTTAAGTGCTAGACAGCCCAACGAAGAAATTGGGTTAAATGGCCGAAGTAATAAATTGGTCGATGGATGTTATAGTTTTTGGGTTGGTGGGTCAGCTGCTATTTTGGAGTCATTGGGATATCCATTTGTCATAGATAAAAGTGCATTAAgagaatatattttaagaTGTTGTCAATCAACAGAAACCCGAGGGTTCAGGGACAAACCTGGAAAACGACCTGATTTTTACCATACCAATTATGTTTTATTAGGATTATGTTGCTGTGATTCTGTATTTTATACTAAAGATTCTAACCCACTTAATTTTGTATCTAGGATTAAGCCAGGCAACAAAGATAGAGGAGTTGCCGCTATCAATCCGGTTTATGCCTTAACTTGCGAAACTACTAGGAATATGTATgagtttttcaaaaacttttcaaattaa